DNA sequence from the Hippoglossus stenolepis isolate QCI-W04-F060 chromosome 17, HSTE1.2, whole genome shotgun sequence genome:
TATAATGTAGCGTAGGGGACATACAGTTAATATGAGGATGCGAAAATCAAAGACCGACATACCTGCTTGAGAAACTGTCTGCAGACGACCTCTTTAGTGAGCTGGAATTCCTCAGAGGGCATTTTGATAATCTTCAGCTTTGAGCGTTTGAGGAACTCTATTGTCTGTAAGAAAAACCTTTGTTAAAAAACTGACCACTGTGGATCTGCTGTTACTTTCACTTGTTAATACCTGTGCCTGAGGTAGAAGACCCCGGTTGTGAGGAGGAAAGTCTTTGAAGGGTGAAACACAACTCACCATTTGTCCAGTGCGGGTTTGGATTCTGTCCTCTGGTCTCCCCTCACGCAGAAGCTGTGGGTAGAAGAAGGTGATAATGAATAATTTAACTCTGAGGTGTAACGTGATGGGGGTAATGAAACAACATCATAGAGCAGTACACACTCTTAGCTCCTCCTCGAACATCTGTTTGTTCTCAGGTGATGAATACACTGCGAGAGCCTGTGGCAGCAGCTTGTTTCTGCCGATTGATTTTTTCACGAACACGGTGTCTCCTCTTCCACCGAGCTCTGTCACAACAAACAAGACATGTTAATGGtgcaaacagaggaaaataggGATGTTATGTCCCCAACAATGCTGATGTTCATTGATCAGTTAAATGCACTGAAGATACTCACTCGGTACAGTCTGAGTCAGAATGAGCTCCATCTTCTCCTTGGGAGCGTTTTTGGTGTCTTCAACTACCTTGTAGACTCTGTGCCTTCGAGGGGTGAGCCTCGGCGGGCTGCCTATTTTAGACAAGGGGACCTTCCACCATCGCTCCACCACAACTGTGTTCTGTGGAAACATCAGGCACCAGAAAATGACGTCACACACTTTCAAGTCTTTTGTCGTGTCCAAGTGAAAtactacttttttttaaagagtgaCCTATGGCCTGTGCAAAGCTTCAAGCTATTTTACAAACAGCCCCACGAATAGTAGGTTGATTGGGTCGTTATCATCACAGTTTTGGGCAGAACCGTCTCAGATCCTATTGAGGTTTGGTGATTTGAAGAACCAATGGAACCCACATGTTATGTTTCCTAAAGATCCTAATTAGGATTTGACACAAAAAGACCCTGtagtaaaaatggaaataaagtgGAAATGGTCACTGACGATGGAGGAAATCTACTTGATGGAAAAGCTGATACACATTGTGAGAATGCATTAAGTATACTTAAAAAGATTATAATAGTCTTTGTAGGATCACTGCATTGGGTTTAACTGGACTTGTCTAATAATAAAGACGGCTTTTGTTATGAGACCAAGCTTAGAGtgaaaaacacataataaataacCTAATATTTACATCCGGGTGTAGTTGTACTGTTGTGTTACACGGACAGGTCCTGGATCAGGTTCACAGTCACTGACCTGAGCAGGCGTCAGAGAGAAGCTCCGGACAGAAGCAGTGAGCCCGTCGTGAAGGACGCGGCGGCCTGAGCTCCACATGTTCCCTCACCGCCGCAGACAAACACGATGTATCCTTTTTATACAGATGAGTCACCACAAGGTTAAATATCGTTCTCAGTGTGTTTAGTAAATCCTTGAGTTCGTCAGCCTGTCACCGACAGAGTGACCGCAGCAAACACGTTAGCTGAAGCCAACCAGCGTCGCTTTGTAGTGACGCCGAAGGACCCCAAGCACCTACAATAGCTGCCCCCGAACAAAGCCTGCAATTTAAGTCACCACTTTggaatattacattacatttcatttagctgacgcttttatccaaagcgacttacaataagtgcattcaaccatgagggtacaaacccagaacaacaagaatcaagaaagtacaatttcttcaaaaaagccaaactacagagtgctataagtaagtgccatttaagtgctgctaaattgttagtttaaaactgtattcaaggtatagtcggaagaggtgtgtttttagtttgcggcggaagatgtgtaaactttctgctgtccggctgtccatggggagctcattccaccatttaggagatggaatatgaatatgatccatgatagatggatggatggatggataatgaAAAATTCTTCCCACTCATAAATACTGTTCTGTACATAACTGCCAGCATTTCTTTATTCAAACCATCTACCTCAACTCATTACAAATAACTATTGGCGGTAATGAGCAGATAATCCTTGCATGTTTACTAGTACACAGGATTCATGGAAAATATTAATGGGATAAAGAATATTCAATGAAATACACATAAATGATGCAAACAACATACAAAACTTTAATTTTCAAGCAAGAAAAACAGCATCATTCACTGAAAGAACAATCTCTCACACAATGGTTAACCATATAAAAACTCAGTCCATTTAGGTTTCATCACAATACTGGATCGATATTAGCTGCCACTAGATTATGTAACATTTCATCCTCTGCTGGTTCAAATGTTTACTGTCTGACGGGAGATGCGATGTGACAATGCCGTTGTGTAAGAGTGATGTTTCTGCAGCTCTTACATCTGACCACATTAGTGTGGTGCAGAAAAAACAGAACTGCCACGTGAGCtgtaacagaaaaacaacatgtcgttatgttgtgaaatattcatacctttgaaaatacacacacacacacacacgggagagGGTGCAGAGCAGAATCTGTGTCATTACTGTCCACATTTTGGAAAAGTTTGACTACACAAACCTGGATTTAATTCACACATCACCAGCTGCGGTTTCCTCCGTTTTGCTTGTTGTGCCATAGAACGTGTTGCGGTTGGGTATCAAATGGCGTCTGGCCCTCACAGTCCTGCAGCAGATCAGTGCAGCGAAGCAAGTGCCGATGACCAATATGAGCATCAGAAAGACCCACGTGAGGGTGGTGACAGCAAACGCATACTGGAAGGTCGTCTTGTGGCAGTACTGGGGTTCTCCTGGTGTGTAGCTGGGAGGATAGACAGAGTAAACCCAGGTGGTGCCTGCAGGGAACAGACGGCACAACACTGACATCAATTTCAACTTCATTTTTGAGTTGAATCGACATCGAATTGCAACCATGAAAAACTTCTTTctcattcaggttttttttttttacgagtgATGGCGTTTTTCTGACATCGCTACAACAgattattattagatttttgtAAGGGGTGAACACATCAATCTCCAACGTATCAATACTATGATGCAGTTTAGTTTACAATTGTTTTCTTATAattctttagattttttaaaattctattcattttgtttcatgtaGATTAAATAGTTGTTTCAAGGAAATTCGTCTGGAAATCAACATCTAatgaacatatttatataaaaaagcAGCGCTCACTTAAAACAAGTGAGAGGAGCACAGAAAATAAGGTAAATACAGAAATTCTCTCATATAAAATTCCATCTTACAGTAACAAGAAGATAAAGAAACATGCGTTTTCAGGGGCCTTTAACAGTGGTTGTCACCAATTTAGTCACAAATACTTCATGTTTTAGagaaacacattgaaaacaaagatttgagACAAagttttctagttttttttgtgttttaaccaTCATTGAAAAGCTAAAAACTGAAACCTCTGTCTCACATTTTCTCCCACCTGCAATGAACCAGAAGAAACTGAAGATGTACATGAAAGCCATGCACATCAAATTCAGGGTGGAGAGTGTGCCTTCCCTCCTGCCAGTCCTGATGTAGGtcagagcaagagagaggagggtggcCGCTCCCAACGCGATCAGGAAGACAGGAATGCCGGGTTGTACTGGACAACGGTGCAGATGTGTGGCTCCTGCAGAAAAACATGATTATTGAAATTTCGACAAAAGCATAAGATGCCACCTTCTGCCAAAAATAACATCATAAAAACACCTACCCAGTCCAATGCCTGCAATCATAACCATCCACCAAATAATATTCACCACAACTgcaagaaagacagagagtTAGCAGGACAGTAAAACAGATAACACAATGTGAAAGGAAGTGAATGTGATAGAGGACAGGACTCTAACCAAGTGCTGAAATCAACACAGGATTTTCGGGAACATATTCATCTTCTGGAGACGGATTCATCTTTGCTGTAGAGAAAGAGGAGATATGAAATAAGTCATTAAACATCAAGGAGaagatctgcagcagcagcagtgttatGCTCCTACCTGTTCAGCTGTGAGTGGAGACACTTTAAagcctttttcttcttccaggtTTCACTAAATGTACAACGATGCACCAGTCGGCATCAGAGTTGACACTGGGCAGGATGTTAAGACACGACGTTTCAAGCTAAAGTATTTCGACAACTGTTTCGCAAAACATCTCTGAGGAGGAACTGCTGATAAAACGTGTCACTGTTATCTGATATAAACGAGCTGCAAGCAACGTGCGTACTAAGCCACAAAACATTCGTGAGATGTCGCAGGACAGACTCTATGGTTCACTAGTTAGATTACAAAGTGAGGAAATCATGTATTATCAGTTCTCATCAGTGTGGCACGAAATACTCAGGGTGTAGTCATCACAAACTTTTTCCTCTAATATTTTCAGTGTAGCAGCTggacacaaaaacaccacaaaacacCAAGTGGTAACTGATGAGGTAATGTCTCAGGTTGTGCACAATTCCCCCTGAGGccacaaacatatttatataattttcttATGCACTGAGGCCCTCCCCAATACATGTCAACACAAGTTAAAGAGTCTTTTTTCAAAACGTTCAGTAAACTAATGAATGTTTTTTAGAAGTAAGAGTAAACCTAAGCAGTAAAGAGGTGAAGTTAGTTTTCTGTTTCAGTTAGAATGAGGCTCAAGTGGAGCAATGCATGTGTGACAGCTGAAGATGGTTTGTCACCGAAGCTGTTCCCCTTGTCTCAGACACATGGAGACCGATGATCTGGAATAAGACGTTAGAGCCGACTGGCATCTCTGCAGCAGGGACAATGAAACATGGCTGCTTCAGTGCTTACAGGTGATGGACATGAATTGTGAAAAAATAATACACATTATCTGGTTCCACAGTTTATTTCTGCACAAATTCTCCACATGATGCCATTTatgtgactttttattttgtttccgGTATCTTTGCTGAATGACACAATGACAAGTTCTGTCATTTAGTATAATTTAAATCTTGTTTGTTGCTGTAGAGTAGTTAAGTTATCCAAGCTTCAACTGATGTATTTGTTGTCCATCGTGATGGATCTACTGGATGTGATCTACTGTACCCTATGTTGTATTTTGGCTCAAACTTTATAATTCAAATgtttcctcatcttcttccaCTGTGGAGGAATTATATATTTCAGACTTCCCTTGCTAAGAACTGGATTAGAGCCGTGCCTCCTCTTTGTCACCTCTTTAAGTTGGAAGTCAGTGATCATTTGAATCATGGGAGCAGCGGGGAAGTCCATGCATATGATCCCAAGGCGCTGGTTGAGGTCCGTCTTGGCGCTCAGGTAGTCGTACAGCTGTGCGTTGACGCGCTGAGCGATGGCTTTGGGGAAGGCAAACACACCAGCTCCACTGCTGAAGGTGAGAAAGATCTGGGCCTTGTTTCCTGCGGGCGCAGCCTCCAGGTGGCCATACACGCTTTGCCATTTCTCCTCCACGTGCACCAGTGTAGGGACCTGCACGGAAAACAGCAAACTTCGAATTACCAACGAGATTATATAATAGTCTCTTACATTATTTTTATGTGTATTGAGAAATTCTGTCTTTTAATAGTAATTCCTATGGTTTATGTTTTCCATGTTTAATGGAATGTTGAAGCCTGCTGGGGTGGTGGTACAGTGGGAGGTGTGTTGAGGTACTTGTGTCGTCTAAGGGTTGGAAAGGTCAATAAAAATCATTCTCTAAAAAAGCTAATTAAGTCAATTCTGAAAAATAATCATAACTTTTCATACCTTCCAGTTGTCTGCTATGTCGAGGGATCCATAGCGCATCCCCAGATCTGGCCCAGAGAAGTCTTGCAGGATGATGAGTTTCCCTCGGGCCTCTCCCATGGTTGGCACCAGCCGGCTGTGCCACAGCAGGTCCCAGTGAGCGTAGCGGTGGATGTAGTCTACCACAGCCCCATAGATGTCATACGTCTCACTGAACTCCTCCTTTAAACGCATCAGCACAGTCTCACTGGGAAACTCTTGCAGGAAGTCAGCCACACCCTCCAGCACATGACCAAAGTGGGCCCGCTGATAGGACACCCCGTGATGGATGGTGAGGTTCCCCTTGACGTGACGCACACGGACGTCCAGGAAGCGGACGCCTGCTTGGAGCTGGGAGGCCAGGCTCCAGGTCTGACACTCAGCGTACACACCTCCGAACAGGGCCATGGTGTTGTGGGTCCCAGGCATGGTGACCTCAGACAGCGGCTGATCATCGGGGATACTGGCCATCCAGGACGGGTTGAGGAACTCCGGGTTGGGTGTGTCATCATAATCAGGTCTCTGTTTGGCACCATAGCTAAAACCAATGACTCTGAAATATAATGTATGGTGTTATAGGGTATTATGGCTTAGTATTTTTTAATAACTATGATGAATgataacagaaataaatatgtttttgtccgataaaaaaaaaaaggagacttATTGCCCAataattgtaaatatttatttcacgGGCAATTGTAGCTTCattacattgtgtgtttttcagacatttttgtatatttgtatatattaattaaaatgttcagtaTATTTTATGCATATAACCTTTGATAGTCATCTCTTTTGTGATCAACaatgtttattcttctttttcctttaaatcGTGAGTCTATTTATTGATCGAAGTTGTTCTAAATTCAATGAAATACTTTAACGTGAGTACGTTGAACATTAGGAATCAGTATGGCAGGATCTTACTCACCCCAGCAGGACGATCAGCTCTGTGACCATCATCG
Encoded proteins:
- the mrpl9 gene encoding 39S ribosomal protein L9, mitochondrial; this encodes MWSSGRRVLHDGLTASVRSFSLTPAQNTVVVERWWKVPLSKIGSPPRLTPRRHRVYKVVEDTKNAPKEKMELILTQTVPKLGGRGDTVFVKKSIGRNKLLPQALAVYSSPENKQMFEEELRLLREGRPEDRIQTRTGQMTIEFLKRSKLKIIKMPSEEFQLTKEVVCRQFLKQLGVVMPPHTLSLPFEPIKELGDYWCEVTVNGINTVRVPMSLMPYEDPSATYQRQLKRQKQQQQLEAAAAQTAEAAEEDEALVEAVSEAAVEADAGKDSVSQVSEHSASAGASAAQETTSTTQTTQDTTAPPSDSPKKD
- the LOC118124905 gene encoding transmembrane protein 272, which encodes MNPSPEDEYVPENPVLISALVVVNIIWWMVMIAGIGLGATHLHRCPVQPGIPVFLIALGAATLLSLALTYIRTGRREGTLSTLNLMCMAFMYIFSFFWFIAGTTWVYSVYPPSYTPGEPQYCHKTTFQYAFAVTTLTWVFLMLILVIGTCFAALICCRTVRARRHLIPNRNTFYGTTSKTEETAAGDV
- the si:dkey-266f7.9 gene encoding 1-phosphatidylinositol phosphodiesterase; protein product: MRGRPSMMVTELIVLLGVIGFSYGAKQRPDYDDTPNPEFLNPSWMASIPDDQPLSEVTMPGTHNTMALFGGVYAECQTWSLASQLQAGVRFLDVRVRHVKGNLTIHHGVSYQRAHFGHVLEGVADFLQEFPSETVLMRLKEEFSETYDIYGAVVDYIHRYAHWDLLWHSRLVPTMGEARGKLIILQDFSGPDLGMRYGSLDIADNWKVPTLVHVEEKWQSVYGHLEAAPAGNKAQIFLTFSSGAGVFAFPKAIAQRVNAQLYDYLSAKTDLNQRLGIICMDFPAAPMIQMITDFQLKEVTKRRHGSNPVLSKGSLKYIIPPQWKKMRKHLNYKV